A window of Halostella salina contains these coding sequences:
- a CDS encoding pyridoxamine 5'-phosphate oxidase family protein has protein sequence MTDAVPPEAAELLRSEPLMAHLATSVDGRPHVAPVWYSYDDGVVRLVTAGRKLANVRENPRVALSVQKDEGGDALWAVTLLGTATVVEDDAAFRDANRRINAKYGADADAYEGNTLVRVDVGSATYRTYD, from the coding sequence GTGACCGACGCCGTCCCCCCGGAGGCCGCCGAACTCCTCCGGAGCGAGCCGCTGATGGCCCATCTCGCGACCAGCGTGGACGGTCGACCCCACGTCGCGCCGGTGTGGTACAGCTACGACGACGGCGTCGTCAGGCTCGTCACGGCGGGGCGGAAGCTGGCGAACGTCCGCGAGAACCCGCGGGTCGCGCTCTCGGTTCAGAAGGATGAGGGCGGCGACGCACTGTGGGCTGTGACGCTGCTCGGCACCGCGACGGTCGTCGAGGACGACGCCGCGTTCCGCGACGCGAACCGCCGGATCAACGCGAAGTACGGGGCGGATGCGGACGCGTACGAGGGCAACACGCTCGTCAGAGTCGACGTGGGGTCGGCGACGTACCGCACCTACGACTGA
- a CDS encoding alpha/beta fold hydrolase — protein MADPATEMYRSRADALATEAGDGPPLLCAHGSLMDRTMFAPQLAALSDEYRVAAYDLRARTERFAAAYDLDDLAADCLAVADGLDMDAPVLAGMSMGGFTALRVALRAPDRIAGLVLIDSIAEPHPESDRELYRGMIEQIRDETTVPRSMAETVTHYLFGETTREERPDLVERWIDRWTTYPGEAVYREVDSWLGRADVTERLAALDVPTLVIHGAEDASLDPSQAEPMAEALDARLETIPEAGHSANLERPEPVNRAIRAFLDDVYA, from the coding sequence ATGGCCGACCCAGCTACCGAGATGTACCGGAGCCGCGCGGACGCACTCGCCACCGAAGCAGGGGACGGACCGCCGCTGCTCTGTGCGCACGGCTCGCTGATGGACCGAACGATGTTCGCCCCGCAGTTGGCGGCGCTGTCGGACGAGTACCGGGTCGCGGCGTACGACCTTCGAGCGCGGACCGAGCGGTTCGCTGCGGCGTACGACCTGGACGACCTGGCCGCCGACTGCCTGGCGGTCGCGGACGGGCTCGACATGGACGCGCCGGTCCTGGCAGGGATGTCGATGGGCGGGTTCACTGCGCTGCGCGTCGCGCTCCGCGCTCCCGACCGGATCGCCGGACTCGTCCTGATCGATAGCATCGCCGAACCACACCCCGAGTCCGACAGGGAACTGTACCGCGGGATGATCGAGCAGATCCGAGACGAGACGACGGTCCCCCGGTCGATGGCCGAGACCGTCACCCACTACCTGTTCGGGGAGACGACCCGCGAGGAGCGGCCCGACCTCGTCGAGCGGTGGATCGACCGCTGGACCACGTATCCGGGGGAGGCAGTGTACCGGGAGGTCGACTCGTGGCTGGGCCGCGCGGACGTGACCGAGCGGCTGGCCGCGCTCGACGTGCCAACGCTCGTGATCCACGGGGCAGAAGACGCGTCCCTGGACCCGTCGCAGGCGGAGCCGATGGCCGAGGCGCTGGACGCGCGACTGGAGACGATCCCGGAGGCCGGCCACTCGGCCAACCTGGAGCGCCCGGAGCCGGTCAACCGGGCCATCCGGGCGTTCCTGGACGACGTGTACGCGTGA
- a CDS encoding GTP cyclohydrolase III translates to MANTQVTLIQIDNYGPWTVTPEPRRETDLQTLQSRLYADLSQAVGSRDGYVFFTRFDNMIAVTNGLDRDDHARIQKSIGNRYPVSVSLSIAADGSPIDALETATEQLQEAGSAQDKDRREVLRGDPVSTADRTDDDIQIAHFDVIDATGKYTDQLNAFDSFINIEQGYAALMKHMREAHDSLSFFVGGDNVIAVCPNLSAGAYESAIDHVSEAVDVDLQVGVGQSDNAHEAGMAAKHALEKCRYNGTRVERASKPTLSD, encoded by the coding sequence GTGGCCAACACGCAGGTTACGCTTATCCAGATCGACAACTACGGACCGTGGACGGTGACGCCCGAACCCCGGCGCGAAACCGACCTTCAGACTCTCCAGTCCCGCCTCTACGCCGACCTCTCGCAGGCCGTCGGCAGTCGGGACGGCTACGTCTTCTTCACGCGCTTCGACAACATGATCGCGGTGACGAACGGGCTAGACCGCGACGACCACGCCCGGATCCAGAAATCAATCGGAAACCGCTACCCGGTGTCGGTCAGCCTCAGTATCGCCGCCGACGGCTCGCCGATCGACGCGCTGGAAACCGCGACCGAACAGCTCCAGGAAGCCGGGAGCGCACAGGACAAGGACCGCCGGGAAGTCCTCCGCGGCGACCCGGTGTCGACTGCCGACCGCACCGACGACGACATCCAGATCGCGCACTTCGACGTCATCGACGCGACCGGCAAATACACCGACCAGCTCAACGCCTTCGACTCGTTCATCAACATCGAGCAGGGGTACGCGGCGCTCATGAAGCACATGCGTGAAGCACACGACTCCCTCTCGTTTTTCGTCGGCGGCGACAACGTCATCGCGGTCTGTCCGAACCTCTCCGCGGGGGCGTACGAGTCGGCCATCGACCACGTCTCCGAGGCCGTCGACGTCGACCTGCAGGTCGGCGTCGGCCAGTCGGACAACGCACACGAGGCCGGGATGGCAGCCAAACACGCGCTGGAGAAGTGTCGGTACAACGGCACCCGTGTCGAGCGGGCGAGCAAGCCGACCCTGAGCGACTAG